Proteins from a genomic interval of Bradyrhizobium sp. CCGB01:
- a CDS encoding 3-hydroxybutyryl-CoA dehydrogenase, which translates to MAAVIKKVGVIGAGQMGNGIAHVAALAGFDVVLNDVSADRLKSGMATINGNLARQVSKKAVSEDDKTKAMARIKLAEKIDDLADCDLVIETAVEKEEVKRKIFHELCAVLKPEAIVASDTSSISITRLAAATDRPERFIGIHFMNPVPLMELVELIRGIATDDATFEASKEFVGKLGKQVAVSEDFPAFIVNRILLPMINEAIYTLYEGVGNVEAIDAAMKLGAHHPMGPLELADFIGLDTCLSIMQVLHEGLADSKYRPCPLLVKYVEAGWLGRKTQRGFYDYRGAKPVPTR; encoded by the coding sequence ATGGCGGCAGTGATCAAGAAGGTCGGCGTGATCGGCGCGGGTCAGATGGGCAATGGCATCGCGCATGTCGCGGCGCTGGCCGGCTTCGACGTGGTCCTCAACGACGTCTCGGCCGACCGCCTGAAATCAGGCATGGCCACCATCAACGGCAATCTGGCGCGCCAAGTCTCCAAGAAGGCCGTCAGCGAGGACGACAAGACCAAGGCGATGGCGCGCATCAAGCTCGCCGAGAAGATCGACGACCTCGCCGATTGCGACCTCGTGATCGAGACCGCGGTCGAGAAGGAAGAGGTCAAGCGCAAGATCTTCCACGAACTCTGCGCGGTGCTGAAGCCGGAGGCGATCGTCGCCTCCGATACCTCCTCGATCTCGATCACGCGGCTTGCCGCCGCCACCGACCGGCCCGAGCGCTTCATCGGCATTCACTTCATGAATCCGGTACCGTTGATGGAGCTGGTCGAGCTGATCCGCGGCATCGCCACGGACGATGCGACCTTCGAGGCGTCCAAGGAATTCGTCGGCAAGCTCGGCAAGCAGGTCGCGGTCTCCGAGGATTTCCCGGCCTTCATCGTCAATCGCATTTTGCTGCCGATGATCAACGAGGCGATCTACACGCTGTACGAAGGCGTCGGCAATGTCGAGGCGATCGATGCGGCGATGAAGCTCGGCGCGCACCATCCGATGGGCCCGCTCGAGCTTGCCGATTTCATCGGCCTCGATACCTGCCTGTCGATCATGCAGGTGCTGCACGAGGGCCTCGCCGACTCGAAATATCGACCGTGCCCGCTGCTGGTGAAATACGTCGAGGCCGGCTGGCTCGGCCGCAAGACCCAGCGCGGCTTCTACGACTACCGCGGCGCCAAGCCGGTTCCGACAAGGTAA
- a CDS encoding electron transfer flavoprotein subunit beta/FixA family protein, whose protein sequence is MKVLVPVKRVVDYNVKVRVKGDGSGVELANVKMSMNPFDEIAVEEALRLKEGGKATEVVVVSIGPAQASETIRTGLAMGADRGILVKVDGTVEPLAVAKILKKVADEEQPGLIILGKQAIDDDSNQTGQMLAALLGWSQATFASKLEVEGSDFKVTREVDGGLQTVKLKGPAIVTTDLRLNEPRYASLPNIMKAKKKPIAEKAVADYGVDVAARLEVLKTTEPAGRKAGVKVKDVAELVSKLKNEAGVL, encoded by the coding sequence ATGAAGGTCTTGGTGCCGGTAAAGCGGGTGGTCGATTACAACGTCAAGGTCCGCGTCAAGGGCGATGGATCGGGCGTTGAACTCGCCAACGTCAAAATGTCGATGAACCCGTTCGACGAAATCGCGGTCGAGGAAGCGTTGCGCCTGAAGGAAGGCGGCAAGGCTACCGAAGTCGTGGTCGTCTCCATTGGCCCTGCGCAGGCGTCGGAGACGATCCGCACCGGTCTTGCCATGGGCGCCGACCGCGGCATCCTGGTGAAGGTTGATGGTACCGTCGAGCCGCTCGCCGTCGCCAAGATCCTGAAGAAGGTCGCGGACGAAGAGCAGCCCGGCCTGATCATTCTCGGCAAGCAGGCGATCGACGACGACAGCAACCAGACCGGCCAGATGCTGGCCGCGCTGCTCGGCTGGTCGCAGGCGACGTTCGCCTCGAAGCTCGAGGTCGAAGGCTCCGACTTCAAGGTCACCCGCGAAGTCGACGGCGGCCTCCAGACCGTGAAGCTGAAGGGACCGGCGATCGTCACCACCGACCTGCGTCTCAACGAGCCGCGCTATGCCTCGCTGCCCAACATCATGAAGGCCAAGAAGAAGCCGATCGCGGAGAAGGCCGTCGCCGATTACGGCGTCGATGTCGCCGCGCGTCTCGAGGTTCTCAAGACCACGGAGCCGGCGGGCCGCAAGGCGGGCGTCAAGGTCAAGGACGTCGCCGAGCTGGTATCGAAACTCAAGAACGAAGCCGGGGTGCTCTGA
- a CDS encoding cob(I)yrinic acid a,c-diamide adenosyltransferase: protein MVTLNRIYTKTGDDGTTALGSGERCPKYDLRIEAYGTVDETNAAIGVVRLHTRDMPEFDGMLGRIQNDLFDLGADLAVPEREGKAERLRVVASQVERLERDIDALNDKLAPLTSFVLPGGTPAAAYLHVARTICRRAERVMVELAARPGEPVGAAGIQYMNRLSDFLFVASRAANHNGAGDVLWVPGQNR from the coding sequence ATGGTCACGTTGAACCGCATCTATACGAAGACCGGTGACGACGGCACGACAGCGCTCGGCTCCGGCGAGCGCTGTCCGAAATACGATCTGCGCATCGAGGCCTATGGCACCGTCGACGAGACCAATGCCGCGATCGGCGTGGTCAGGCTCCACACCCGCGATATGCCCGAGTTCGATGGGATGCTCGGCCGCATCCAGAACGATCTGTTCGATCTCGGCGCAGACCTTGCCGTGCCCGAGCGTGAGGGTAAGGCGGAACGGCTGCGGGTGGTGGCAAGCCAGGTCGAGCGGCTCGAGCGCGACATCGACGCGCTCAACGACAAGCTGGCGCCGCTCACCTCCTTCGTGTTGCCGGGTGGCACGCCGGCCGCCGCCTACCTCCATGTTGCCCGCACGATTTGCCGCAGGGCGGAACGCGTGATGGTGGAGCTGGCAGCCCGGCCCGGCGAGCCCGTGGGCGCCGCTGGCATCCAGTATATGAACCGCCTGTCGGACTTCCTGTTCGTCGCCAGCCGTGCCGCCAACCACAACGGCGCGGGCGACGTGCTCTGGGTTCCGGGCCAGAACCGCTGA
- a CDS encoding ATP-binding protein produces the protein MAAKTRPARTTRTSRRPPRKRSGAAGRLRQRGAKAVAPDVVQAALAAFAHEVRTPLTGILAISDLLATSDLGERERRWADTIKAGAEHLASLATLFVDAARTGNGGSTLRQDLFDLRALARSAGDSLAGRAAAKGLQAQVEISEKLPGLVVGDPVRLRAALENLIDNAVKFTEQGGVALAVAPWRPTKGNAKAKGRVGVAFAVSDSGIGLTMAEIKRLFRPFTQANVTIASRFGGAGLGLSSVKQLARAMGGDITVAPRRGGGATFTLTMSLDAAEPRKSRKSKGDAEANAVAALRVLSVEDNPFGRVVLNTILTELGHHAEFIGRGEDAVDRLAQGAFDAVLMDMVLPGIDGVEAIRRIRTMPAPLAQIPIIGVSGRGEDEAASRDAGADAFLVKPVSPRALATALLEAKRREEAAT, from the coding sequence ATGGCGGCGAAAACGCGCCCAGCGCGCACCACGCGAACGTCCAGGCGACCGCCTCGGAAGCGGTCCGGGGCGGCCGGCCGGTTGCGCCAGCGCGGCGCCAAGGCCGTCGCGCCGGACGTGGTCCAGGCCGCACTCGCCGCCTTCGCCCATGAGGTTCGGACCCCCCTGACCGGCATTCTCGCGATCAGCGACCTGCTCGCCACCTCCGATCTCGGCGAGCGCGAGCGGCGCTGGGCCGACACCATCAAGGCCGGCGCCGAGCATCTGGCGAGCCTTGCCACCCTGTTCGTGGACGCTGCCCGGACAGGAAATGGTGGAAGCACGCTCCGGCAGGATTTGTTCGATCTGCGCGCGCTTGCCCGCAGCGCCGGCGATTCGCTCGCCGGGCGCGCCGCGGCCAAGGGCCTCCAGGCCCAGGTCGAGATCTCTGAAAAGCTGCCCGGGTTGGTGGTCGGCGATCCCGTCCGCCTGCGCGCCGCGCTCGAAAACCTGATCGACAATGCCGTCAAATTCACCGAGCAGGGCGGTGTCGCGCTCGCGGTCGCGCCCTGGCGTCCCACCAAAGGCAACGCCAAGGCGAAGGGCAGGGTCGGCGTCGCCTTCGCGGTGTCCGACAGCGGCATCGGCCTGACCATGGCCGAGATCAAGCGGCTGTTCCGTCCCTTCACCCAGGCCAATGTCACCATCGCCTCGCGCTTCGGCGGCGCCGGCCTCGGGCTCTCCTCGGTGAAGCAGCTGGCGCGCGCGATGGGTGGCGACATCACCGTCGCGCCGCGGCGCGGCGGCGGTGCGACCTTCACATTGACCATGTCGCTCGATGCGGCGGAACCGCGCAAATCCCGCAAGTCGAAGGGCGATGCCGAGGCGAATGCGGTGGCCGCGCTGCGCGTGCTCAGCGTCGAGGACAACCCGTTCGGTCGCGTCGTGCTCAACACCATCCTGACCGAGCTCGGCCATCATGCCGAGTTCATCGGGCGCGGTGAGGACGCGGTGGACCGGCTCGCACAGGGCGCGTTCGATGCGGTGCTGATGGACATGGTGCTGCCCGGCATCGACGGCGTCGAGGCCATCAGGCGGATCCGCACCATGCCGGCGCCGCTGGCTCAGATCCCCATCATCGGCGTGTCCGGCCGTGGCGAGGACGAGGCGGCCTCGCGCGATGCCGGCGCCGACGCCTTCCTGGTCAAGCCTGTGTCCCCGCGGGCTCTAGCGACTGCGCTGCTTGAAGCGAAACGCCGTGAGGAAGCCGCGACTTGA
- the gluQRS gene encoding tRNA glutamyl-Q(34) synthetase GluQRS translates to MPPVFRFAPSPNGLLHLGHAYSALLNLDRARETGGRLLLRIEDIDATRCRPEYEAAIDEDLTWLGIAWETPVRRQSEHLSDYRAALEKLSALGLVYPAFESRAGIALLVAAREADGPWPRDPDGAPLYPGDAKWLPLGERDRLIASGAPYALRLDMAAACRRVAGLGWNELGEGPDGQRGAVPARPEAWGDVILARKETPTSYHLSVVVDDALQDVSEVVRGQDLFHATSVHRLLQVLLDLPEPAYRHHRLICDEMGRKLSKSGRSTGLRELRVAGANPAGIRRLVGLG, encoded by the coding sequence ATGCCACCCGTTTTCCGATTTGCCCCCAGCCCCAACGGTCTCCTGCATCTGGGCCACGCCTATTCCGCGCTGCTGAACCTCGACCGCGCGCGCGAGACCGGCGGGCGGCTGTTGCTGCGGATCGAGGACATCGACGCGACGCGCTGCCGGCCGGAATACGAGGCGGCGATTGATGAAGACCTCACCTGGCTCGGGATCGCCTGGGAGACGCCGGTGCGGCGGCAGTCGGAGCATCTTTCCGATTATCGCGCCGCGCTGGAAAAACTCTCCGCGCTCGGCCTCGTCTATCCCGCCTTCGAAAGCCGCGCCGGGATCGCATTGCTGGTGGCCGCGCGCGAGGCCGACGGGCCATGGCCGCGCGATCCCGATGGCGCACCACTCTACCCTGGCGATGCCAAATGGCTGCCGCTCGGCGAGCGGGACCGGTTGATCGCGTCAGGCGCACCTTACGCGCTGCGCCTCGACATGGCCGCGGCCTGCCGGCGCGTTGCCGGCCTGGGCTGGAATGAACTGGGCGAAGGGCCCGATGGCCAGCGCGGCGCCGTACCGGCGCGGCCTGAGGCCTGGGGCGACGTCATTCTCGCCCGCAAGGAGACGCCGACCAGCTACCATTTGTCCGTCGTTGTCGATGATGCGCTCCAGGACGTGAGCGAGGTGGTCCGCGGCCAGGACCTGTTTCACGCCACCTCGGTCCACCGCCTGCTCCAGGTCCTGCTCGACCTCCCGGAACCCGCCTACCGCCATCACCGGCTGATTTGCGACGAGATGGGACGGAAGCTGTCGAAATCGGGCCGCTCGACTGGCCTGCGCGAGCTGCGCGTTGCCGGCGCCAATCCCGCCGGCATCCGCCGGCTGGTGGGATTAGGTTAA
- a CDS encoding DNA-3-methyladenine glycosylase, with the protein MTIHLETQSDLEEAVHALIKRDPRLKPVLATAGMPALRRREPGFTGLAHIVCGQQLSTASAAAIWGRLSAAFDPFDHDAVRRARTDRLGRLGLSAAKIKTLKHLAREIDAQRLNLDVLAEEDADAAHHTLISLPGIGPWTADVYLLFCLGHGDAWPAGDLAVQEGIKIGLGLQARPTEKQMAPLAEPWRPLRGAAAHLWWSYYRAVKKREGVIAGEA; encoded by the coding sequence ATGACCATCCACCTTGAAACCCAGTCCGATCTCGAAGAGGCCGTTCACGCGCTGATCAAGCGCGATCCGCGCCTGAAGCCCGTGCTTGCGACGGCCGGCATGCCCGCCTTGCGGCGGCGTGAGCCGGGTTTTACGGGGCTCGCCCACATCGTTTGCGGGCAGCAGCTCTCCACGGCGAGCGCCGCGGCGATCTGGGGGCGGCTGTCCGCCGCCTTCGATCCGTTCGACCATGACGCGGTGCGCCGCGCCCGCACCGACCGGCTGGGGCGGCTCGGCCTGTCAGCCGCCAAGATCAAGACGCTGAAACATCTCGCCCGCGAGATCGATGCGCAGCGGCTGAACCTCGACGTGCTCGCCGAAGAAGACGCCGACGCCGCACATCACACGCTGATCTCGCTGCCCGGCATCGGGCCGTGGACCGCGGACGTCTATCTGCTGTTTTGCCTCGGCCATGGCGATGCCTGGCCGGCCGGTGACCTCGCCGTGCAGGAGGGCATCAAGATCGGCCTCGGCCTTCAGGCTCGGCCGACGGAAAAGCAGATGGCACCGCTCGCCGAACCCTGGCGTCCCCTGCGCGGCGCGGCGGCGCATCTATGGTGGAGCTACTACCGCGCGGTGAAGAAGCGCGAGGGCGTCATCGCCGGCGAAGCCTGA
- a CDS encoding twin transmembrane helix small protein, translating to MASLLSTFLLPVAAGAVAVVLLLGLVNMMRGGSPNTSQKLMRWRVLLQFVAIVIAMLAVWAMGR from the coding sequence ATGGCATCTCTCCTGAGTACTTTCCTCCTGCCAGTGGCAGCCGGCGCCGTGGCGGTGGTGCTGCTGCTCGGCCTTGTCAACATGATGCGCGGCGGCTCGCCGAATACTTCGCAGAAGTTGATGCGCTGGCGCGTGCTGCTTCAGTTCGTGGCGATCGTGATCGCGATGCTCGCGGTCTGGGCGATGGGACGCTGA
- a CDS encoding TlpA disulfide reductase family protein has translation MLDKKPSATRRIPLVIATVAIGGLAGFAALYGLGLSRAPSGDPTCKPAIATAQKIAPLAHGELAALTMATAPLKLPDLAFEDADGKPKKLSDFRGKTLLVNLWATWCVPCRKEMPALDELQGKLSGPNFEVVAINIDTRDPEKPKTFLKEANLTRLGYFNDQKAKVFQDLKAIGRALGMPTSVLVDPQGCEIATIAGPAEWASDDALKLIRAATGKAAASL, from the coding sequence ATGCTCGACAAGAAGCCCTCCGCCACGCGCCGGATCCCCCTCGTCATCGCCACCGTGGCGATTGGAGGACTGGCCGGCTTCGCCGCGCTGTACGGGCTGGGCCTGAGCCGGGCACCCTCAGGCGATCCAACCTGCAAGCCGGCGATCGCAACCGCGCAAAAAATCGCTCCGCTCGCCCATGGCGAGCTGGCGGCGCTGACCATGGCCACTGCGCCCCTGAAACTGCCCGACCTCGCCTTCGAGGACGCCGACGGCAAGCCGAAGAAACTGTCCGATTTCCGCGGCAAGACGCTGCTGGTCAACCTGTGGGCCACCTGGTGCGTGCCCTGCCGCAAGGAGATGCCGGCGCTGGACGAGCTCCAGGGCAAGCTGTCGGGTCCGAATTTCGAGGTGGTGGCGATCAACATCGACACCCGCGACCCCGAGAAGCCCAAGACCTTCCTGAAAGAGGCCAATCTGACCAGGCTCGGCTATTTCAATGATCAGAAAGCCAAGGTTTTCCAGGACCTTAAGGCAATAGGCCGGGCTCTGGGCATGCCGACCTCGGTGCTGGTCGACCCGCAGGGTTGCGAGATCGCGACGATCGCGGGGCCGGCGGAATGGGCGAGCGACGACGCGCTCAAGCTGATCCGGGCTGCGACCGGCAAGGCCGCCGCGTCGCTTTAA
- a CDS encoding YihY/virulence factor BrkB family protein, whose product MKAIRTIYNVVEDAFYTFLADDGWAIASHIALSTLMALFPFLIVLTSLAGFFGSKELADQAASLMLQVWPKQVADSISGEVHDVLTTTRTGVLTIGAALSVYFASNGVEALRVALNRAYAVVEMRRWYWLRLESIGYTLVAAITALAMAFLIVLGPLFIEAARRHIPLFVESNESILTWLRYGITVGALIVALLILHAWLPAGRRSFFQILPGIVFTIGASLISGVVFGQYLARFANNYVTMYAGLASVIIALVFLYFIAAIFVYGGELNAAIIKSRLPHGVSLQAAQSLEPAGTQA is encoded by the coding sequence GTGAAGGCAATCCGCACCATCTACAACGTCGTGGAGGACGCCTTCTACACGTTCCTGGCCGATGACGGCTGGGCGATCGCGAGCCATATCGCGCTGTCGACGCTGATGGCGCTGTTCCCGTTCCTGATCGTGCTGACCTCGCTCGCCGGCTTCTTCGGCTCCAAGGAACTTGCCGATCAGGCCGCGAGCCTAATGCTTCAGGTCTGGCCCAAGCAGGTCGCCGATTCGATCTCGGGGGAAGTCCACGACGTGCTGACCACGACCCGCACCGGCGTGCTGACCATCGGCGCGGCGCTGTCGGTGTACTTCGCCTCCAATGGCGTCGAGGCGCTCCGGGTCGCGCTGAACCGCGCCTATGCGGTGGTGGAGATGCGGCGCTGGTACTGGCTGCGGCTGGAATCGATCGGCTACACGCTGGTCGCGGCCATCACCGCGCTCGCCATGGCGTTCCTGATCGTGCTCGGGCCGCTGTTCATCGAGGCGGCGCGGCGCCATATCCCGCTGTTCGTCGAATCCAACGAGAGCATCCTCACTTGGCTGCGCTACGGCATCACCGTGGGCGCGCTGATCGTGGCGCTGCTGATCCTGCACGCCTGGCTGCCGGCGGGCCGGAGGAGCTTCTTCCAAATCCTGCCCGGCATCGTCTTCACCATTGGGGCGTCGCTGATCTCGGGCGTCGTGTTCGGCCAATATCTGGCGCGCTTCGCCAACAATTACGTGACGATGTATGCGGGGCTCGCCTCGGTGATCATCGCGCTGGTGTTCCTGTATTTCATCGCGGCGATCTTCGTCTACGGCGGCGAGCTCAACGCCGCGATCATCAAGTCGCGGCTTCCTCACGGCGTTTCGCTTCAAGCAGCGCAGTCGCTAGAGCCCGCGGGGACACAGGCTTGA
- a CDS encoding electron transfer flavoprotein subunit alpha/FixB family protein has product MTTLLIAEHDNASLKDATNKALTAAAALGADVDVLVAGQNAKAAADAAAKLAGVKKVLLAEGETYAHDLAEPLAALIVSLASGYDAIVAPATSRFKNVMPRVAALLDVMQVSEITKVVAPDTYERPIYAGNAIQTVKSKDAKKVITVRTSTFAAAGEGGSAAVENVAAAADPGLSSFVGEEVAKSDRPELTSAKIIVSGGRAMQSRENFAKYIEPLADKLGAGVGASRAAVDAGYAPNDWQVGQTGKVVAPELYVAVGISGAIQHLAGMKDSKVIVAINKDEDAPIFQVADYGLVADLYQAVPELTAELAKLGK; this is encoded by the coding sequence ATGACGACGCTTCTGATTGCCGAACACGACAATGCGTCGCTGAAGGATGCGACCAACAAGGCCCTGACCGCGGCTGCCGCGCTCGGCGCGGATGTCGACGTGCTGGTGGCTGGCCAGAACGCCAAGGCTGCGGCGGATGCCGCCGCCAAGCTCGCGGGCGTCAAGAAGGTGCTGCTTGCCGAAGGCGAGACTTACGCGCACGATCTCGCCGAGCCGCTCGCCGCGCTGATCGTCTCGCTGGCCTCCGGCTATGACGCGATCGTCGCGCCCGCGACCTCGCGCTTCAAGAACGTGATGCCGCGTGTCGCCGCTCTGCTCGACGTCATGCAGGTCTCGGAGATCACCAAGGTGGTCGCCCCCGACACCTATGAGCGTCCGATCTATGCCGGCAACGCCATCCAGACGGTGAAGTCGAAGGACGCCAAGAAGGTCATCACGGTGCGTACCTCGACCTTCGCGGCGGCGGGTGAGGGCGGCAGCGCCGCTGTCGAGAACGTGGCGGCGGCCGCCGATCCGGGCCTGTCGTCCTTCGTCGGCGAGGAGGTCGCCAAGAGCGACCGTCCCGAGCTGACCTCGGCCAAGATCATCGTCTCCGGTGGCCGCGCCATGCAGAGTCGCGAGAACTTCGCCAAGTACATCGAGCCGCTCGCCGACAAGCTGGGCGCCGGCGTCGGTGCCTCGCGCGCGGCGGTGGATGCGGGCTATGCGCCGAACGACTGGCAGGTCGGCCAGACCGGCAAGGTGGTGGCCCCCGAGCTCTATGTCGCGGTGGGCATTTCCGGCGCGATCCAGCATCTGGCCGGCATGAAGGATTCCAAGGTGATCGTCGCGATCAACAAGGACGAGGACGCGCCGATCTTCCAGGTCGCCGATTACGGCCTGGTCGCCGACCTCTACCAGGCGGTTCCGGAGCTGACGGCCGAACTCGCCAAGCTCGGCAAGTAA